Proteins from a single region of Sphingomonas swuensis:
- a CDS encoding enoyl-CoA hydratase/isomerase family protein translates to MTSDVLTLVDGPLGRIRLNRPKAIHALTHAMCEAMSAALLAWRDDPAIEAVLIDHAEGRGFCAGGDVVALARSGTGDGKEAAAFFHAEYRLNHLLFTYPKPTIAIMDGITMGGGVGIALPCQVRIATENTRLAMPETGIGLFPDVGGGWYLSRLPGRVGQFMALTGARLDGAECKYLGLATHYVPQASLPELVERLSAAPARAAGAAGNFAGVPPTARIEQNLPNIARLFAGETLEEVIAALEADDGEWARTELATLRSKSPLSCKVSLRLLKEGAERASFADEMRAEYALASRVVRTHDFVEGVRALLIDKDNAPDWQPAVPEAVLDETVDDLFLDCPPGEEWTPFPETA, encoded by the coding sequence GTGACCAGCGATGTCCTCACCCTGGTCGACGGTCCGCTCGGGCGGATCCGGCTCAACCGGCCCAAGGCGATCCATGCGCTGACCCACGCGATGTGCGAGGCGATGAGCGCTGCGCTGCTCGCCTGGCGCGACGATCCCGCGATCGAGGCGGTCCTCATCGACCATGCCGAGGGCCGCGGCTTCTGTGCGGGCGGCGACGTGGTGGCGCTCGCCCGCTCGGGAACGGGCGATGGCAAGGAGGCAGCCGCCTTCTTCCATGCCGAATATCGCCTCAACCACCTGCTCTTCACCTATCCCAAGCCGACCATCGCGATCATGGACGGGATCACCATGGGCGGCGGGGTCGGGATCGCCCTGCCCTGCCAGGTCCGGATCGCCACCGAGAACACCCGCCTCGCCATGCCCGAGACCGGGATCGGCCTGTTCCCCGATGTCGGCGGCGGCTGGTACCTGTCGCGCCTTCCGGGGCGGGTCGGCCAGTTCATGGCGCTGACCGGCGCCCGGCTCGACGGCGCTGAGTGCAAGTATCTCGGTCTTGCGACCCATTACGTCCCGCAGGCTTCGCTCCCCGAGCTCGTCGAGCGGCTTTCCGCCGCCCCTGCCCGCGCCGCGGGGGCCGCCGGCAATTTTGCCGGTGTGCCGCCGACCGCACGGATCGAGCAGAACCTTCCCAACATCGCCCGCCTGTTCGCCGGCGAGACGCTCGAGGAGGTGATCGCCGCGCTCGAGGCAGACGACGGCGAGTGGGCTCGGACCGAGCTTGCGACTCTTCGGTCCAAGAGCCCGCTGTCGTGCAAGGTCTCCTTGCGATTGCTCAAGGAAGGAGCCGAGCGCGCCAGCTTCGCCGACGAGATGCGGGCCGAATATGCGCTCGCCAGCCGCGTGGTCCGGACCCACGACTTTGTCGAAGGTGTCAGGGCCCTGCTGATCGACAAGGACAATGCCCCGGACTGGCAGCCCGCCGTGCCCGAGGCGGTGCTCGATGAAACCGTCGACGACCTCTTCCTCGACTGCCCGCCCGGCGAAGAATGGACCCCGTTTCCGGAGACCGCATGA
- a CDS encoding VOC family protein has protein sequence MTAPHIDYVELPSAGAHELTRAFYAKAFGWTFTNYGSDYSAVEGGAVAIGLNGHREDALSAPMPIVRVDDLEAAFDAVSKAGGHIARPIFSFPGGRRFHFIDPGGNELAVWTPA, from the coding sequence ATGACCGCCCCGCACATCGATTATGTCGAGCTTCCGAGCGCTGGCGCGCACGAACTGACCCGAGCCTTCTACGCCAAGGCGTTTGGCTGGACCTTCACCAACTATGGCTCCGACTATAGCGCGGTCGAGGGCGGTGCTGTGGCCATCGGGCTCAATGGCCACCGCGAGGACGCGCTGTCGGCTCCCATGCCGATCGTCCGGGTCGACGACCTCGAGGCCGCCTTCGACGCGGTCAGCAAGGCCGGCGGGCATATCGCGAGGCCCATCTTCAGCTTTCCTGGCGGGCGACGCTTCCACTTCATCGATCCGGGCGGAAACGAGCTCGCGGTCTGGACTCCGGCCTGA
- a CDS encoding cytochrome b/b6 domain-containing protein produces the protein MTDEVGKPAADAALAVPIWDLPVRVVHWSLVLLIAFSWWSAENGEIAWHLRSGLTILFLLLFRLAWGFLGSSTARFSSFITGPRRLAAYLRAPAEWRGIGHTPLGSLSVVALLGLIALQVGFGLPLSDEDGIVTGPLNRLVSFETAEWAHEVHELLFNLLLALIVLHVAAIIFYRWRGKRLVRAMITGDSVDYPAGTRGLVAAGPARFLICLGLAGAVTGWIALGAPGL, from the coding sequence ATGACTGACGAGGTCGGCAAGCCCGCCGCTGACGCAGCCCTGGCGGTGCCGATCTGGGACCTGCCGGTCCGGGTCGTCCACTGGAGCCTCGTGCTGCTGATCGCCTTCTCCTGGTGGTCGGCGGAGAATGGCGAGATCGCCTGGCACCTCCGCAGCGGACTGACCATCCTGTTCCTTCTCCTGTTCCGCCTGGCCTGGGGCTTCCTCGGAAGCTCTACCGCCCGCTTCTCCTCCTTCATCACCGGGCCGCGCCGGCTTGCCGCCTACCTGCGTGCTCCTGCCGAGTGGCGCGGCATCGGCCACACGCCGCTCGGGAGCCTCAGCGTGGTCGCGCTGCTCGGGCTCATCGCCCTGCAGGTCGGTTTCGGCCTGCCGCTCAGCGACGAGGACGGGATCGTGACCGGCCCGCTCAACCGCCTGGTCAGCTTCGAGACGGCGGAATGGGCGCATGAGGTGCACGAGCTGCTGTTCAACCTGCTGCTCGCGCTCATCGTGCTGCACGTCGCGGCGATCATCTTCTATCGCTGGCGTGGCAAACGGCTGGTGCGCGCGATGATCACCGGAGACAGTGTCGACTATCCCGCCGGAACCCGCGGCCTCGTCGCCGCCGGCCCCGCCCGTTTCCTGATCTGCCTCGGGCTGGCCGGCGCGGTCACCGGCTGGATCGCCTTGGGAGCACCTGGACTATGA
- a CDS encoding citrate synthase, translated as MSDQNATLKFGDKDLGMPVLSGSVGPDVVDIRKLYGATGAFTYDPGFTSTASCRSAITYIDGEAGILLHRGYPIDQLAEKSSFMEVAALLLHGELPTKEELDKFTYTISRHTMLHEQLSTFYRGFRRDAHPMAIMCGVVGALSSFYHDSTDITDPKQREIASHRLIAKMPTIAAMAHKYSIGQPFLYPDNSLSYTGNFLRMTFGVPAEEYVVNPIIERAMDRIFILHADHEQNASTSTVRLAGSSGANPFACMAAGIACLWGPAHGGANEAALNMLREIGHVDNIPAYIARAKDKDDPFRLMGFGHRVYKNFDPRAKVMKQTADEVLRELNISDPVLDVAKELERIALSDSYFIDKKLYPNVDFYSGVILNAIGFPTEMFTALFALARTVGWVAQWNEMIADPEQKIGRPRQLYTGATQRDYVPVASR; from the coding sequence ATGTCGGATCAGAACGCCACCCTGAAGTTCGGGGACAAGGACCTCGGCATGCCGGTCCTGAGCGGCAGCGTCGGTCCGGACGTGGTCGACATCCGCAAGCTCTACGGCGCGACCGGCGCCTTCACCTACGACCCGGGCTTCACCTCCACCGCCAGCTGCCGCAGCGCGATCACCTACATCGACGGCGAAGCGGGCATCCTGCTCCACCGCGGCTATCCGATCGACCAGCTGGCCGAGAAGTCGAGCTTCATGGAAGTGGCCGCGCTGCTGCTCCACGGCGAGCTTCCGACCAAGGAAGAGCTCGACAAGTTCACCTACACCATCAGCCGTCACACCATGCTGCACGAGCAGCTGTCGACCTTCTACCGCGGCTTCCGCCGCGACGCGCACCCCATGGCGATCATGTGCGGCGTGGTCGGCGCGCTGTCGTCCTTCTACCACGACAGCACCGACATCACCGATCCCAAGCAGCGCGAGATCGCGTCGCACCGGCTGATCGCGAAGATGCCGACGATTGCGGCCATGGCGCACAAGTACAGCATCGGGCAGCCGTTCCTCTATCCGGACAACTCGCTCAGCTACACCGGCAACTTCCTGCGAATGACCTTCGGCGTCCCCGCCGAGGAGTATGTGGTCAATCCGATCATCGAGCGGGCGATGGACCGGATCTTCATCCTCCATGCCGATCACGAGCAGAATGCCTCGACGTCGACCGTCCGGCTGGCCGGTTCGTCGGGCGCCAACCCCTTCGCCTGCATGGCGGCCGGCATCGCCTGCCTGTGGGGCCCGGCGCATGGCGGGGCCAACGAAGCCGCGCTCAACATGCTGCGCGAGATCGGCCACGTCGACAACATTCCGGCCTATATCGCCCGTGCCAAGGACAAGGATGATCCGTTCCGCCTGATGGGCTTCGGACACCGGGTCTACAAGAACTTCGACCCGCGCGCGAAGGTGATGAAGCAGACCGCGGACGAGGTCCTGCGCGAGCTCAACATCTCCGATCCGGTCCTCGACGTCGCCAAGGAACTGGAGCGGATCGCGCTTTCAGACAGCTACTTCATCGACAAGAAGCTCTATCCGAACGTCGACTTCTATTCGGGCGTGATCCTCAACGCGATCGGCTTCCCGACCGAGATGTTCACCGCGCTGTTCGCCCTCGCCCGCACCGTCGGCTGGGTTGCGCAGTGGAACGAGATGATCGCCGATCCCGAGCAGAAGATCGGCCGTCCGCGCCAGCTCTACACCGGCGCCACGCAGCGCGACTACGTTCCGGTCGCCAGCCGCTAG
- a CDS encoding cytochrome c, translated as MRVIVLLVAASTLAAGAALAAAPLSRSDVARVQAQRHHGYEQLGRANRMAKQAIDKKDLAATRTAANQIGALAAQAPTWFPIGSGPEGGKTYAKAAIWQNRADFDARMRNFGVAARAFQAAAAGGDLAAIRTAHGRLGQTCSACHESYRGKHD; from the coding sequence ATGCGCGTAATCGTCCTGCTTGTCGCCGCCAGCACCCTCGCGGCCGGTGCCGCGCTCGCCGCAGCGCCCCTCTCCCGCTCGGATGTCGCCAGGGTCCAGGCGCAGCGCCACCATGGCTACGAGCAGCTCGGCAGGGCCAATCGCATGGCGAAGCAGGCGATCGACAAGAAGGACCTTGCCGCTACCCGGACCGCGGCCAATCAGATCGGCGCGCTCGCCGCCCAGGCCCCCACCTGGTTCCCGATCGGCAGCGGGCCTGAGGGCGGCAAGACCTACGCCAAGGCGGCCATCTGGCAGAACCGGGCCGATTTCGATGCCAGGATGCGCAACTTCGGAGTCGCCGCCCGTGCCTTCCAGGCGGCGGCGGCGGGCGGCGATCTAGCGGCGATCAGGACCGCGCATGGTCGCCTCGGCCAGACCTGCAGCGCTTGCCACGAATCGTACCGCGGGAAGCATGACTGA
- a CDS encoding acyl-CoA dehydrogenase family protein, translating to MSQFDLTDDQRQIQEMARAFTAAEITPNAAEWDEKHHFPRDTIVKAAELGFGAIYVSEESGGIGLGRLESALIFEAMSYGCPSTSAFISIHNMAAWMIDRFGSDAVKQKYLPSMIGMERLGSYCLTEPSSGSDAAALKTRAVRDGDHYVVSGSKAFISGGGENEIYVTMVRTGEDGPKGISCLVIEKDMPGVSFGAQERKLGWHSQPTAQVNFDEVRVPVENRVGGEGEGFRIAMMGLDGGRLNIGACSLGGAQRCLDEAVAYTKERKQFGNAIADFQNTQFMLADMGTELEAARALLYLAAAKVTDNAPDKTRFAAMAKRLATDTGSSIADRALQLHGGYGYLMDYPVERFWRDLRVHSILEGTNQVMRMITAREMLRQ from the coding sequence ATGTCCCAATTCGACCTGACCGACGACCAGCGCCAGATCCAGGAAATGGCGCGGGCGTTCACCGCCGCCGAGATCACCCCCAATGCCGCCGAGTGGGACGAGAAGCACCACTTCCCGCGCGACACGATCGTCAAGGCGGCCGAGCTCGGCTTCGGTGCCATCTACGTGTCGGAGGAGAGCGGCGGAATCGGGCTCGGCCGGCTTGAGTCGGCACTGATCTTCGAGGCGATGAGCTACGGCTGCCCTTCGACCAGCGCCTTCATCTCGATCCACAACATGGCGGCGTGGATGATCGACCGCTTCGGCTCCGACGCGGTCAAGCAGAAGTATCTTCCGAGCATGATCGGGATGGAGCGGCTGGGCTCCTATTGCCTGACCGAGCCGTCGAGCGGCTCGGACGCGGCGGCGCTCAAGACCCGCGCGGTCCGCGACGGCGACCATTATGTCGTCTCGGGCAGCAAGGCCTTCATCTCGGGTGGCGGCGAGAACGAGATCTACGTCACCATGGTCCGCACCGGCGAGGACGGACCCAAGGGCATCAGCTGCCTGGTCATCGAAAAGGACATGCCGGGGGTCAGCTTCGGCGCGCAGGAGCGCAAGCTTGGCTGGCACAGCCAGCCGACCGCCCAGGTCAACTTCGACGAGGTCCGGGTGCCGGTCGAGAACCGCGTCGGCGGCGAGGGCGAAGGCTTCCGAATCGCGATGATGGGGCTCGATGGCGGGCGGCTCAACATCGGCGCCTGCAGCCTCGGCGGCGCCCAGCGCTGCCTCGACGAGGCGGTAGCCTACACCAAGGAACGCAAGCAGTTCGGCAATGCCATCGCCGACTTCCAGAACACCCAGTTCATGCTTGCCGACATGGGCACCGAGCTCGAGGCGGCGCGCGCCCTCCTCTACCTCGCAGCGGCCAAGGTCACCGACAATGCGCCCGACAAGACCCGCTTCGCCGCGATGGCCAAGCGGCTGGCGACCGATACGGGATCGAGCATCGCCGACCGCGCGCTCCAGCTGCACGGCGGCTACGGCTATCTGATGGACTATCCGGTGGAGCGCTTCTGGCGCGATCTTCGCGTCCACTCGATCCTCGAGGGCACCAACCAGGTCATGCGGATGATCACCGCCCGCGAGATGCTGCGCCAGTGA
- the mmsB gene encoding 3-hydroxyisobutyrate dehydrogenase, with protein sequence MTMRIAFIGLGNMGGGMAANLAKAGHEVRAFDLSEAALAKAEERGASRAADAATAVEGADAVVTMLPAGKHVADVYRSSVFGKAPTSAILLDCSTIDVATAKQVEEEAKAAGYAMVDAPVSGGIAAAEGGTLTFMVGGSADAFDRARPILEKMGKAVIHAGESGSGQAAKIVNNMLLGVTMAGTCEAFVLAQKLGLDPQVFFDISSKASGQSWSMTSYCPVPGVGPETPADRGYEGGFAAQLMLKDLALAMEAAQAAGAYTPMGGEAEELYRRFVERGGGPKDFSALIKMIDDSWTMPSDAR encoded by the coding sequence CTGACCATGCGTATCGCTTTCATCGGGCTTGGGAACATGGGTGGCGGGATGGCCGCGAACCTGGCCAAGGCTGGCCATGAGGTGCGGGCGTTCGACCTCAGCGAAGCAGCACTCGCCAAGGCCGAGGAGCGCGGCGCGTCGCGCGCGGCGGACGCTGCGACGGCAGTCGAGGGAGCGGACGCCGTCGTCACCATGCTTCCGGCGGGCAAGCATGTCGCCGACGTCTATCGCTCGTCGGTCTTCGGCAAGGCCCCGACCAGCGCCATCCTGCTCGACTGCTCGACCATCGACGTCGCCACCGCCAAGCAGGTCGAGGAAGAAGCCAAGGCCGCGGGCTACGCGATGGTCGATGCGCCGGTCTCGGGCGGGATTGCCGCGGCCGAGGGCGGCACTCTTACCTTCATGGTCGGTGGCAGCGCCGACGCGTTCGACCGCGCCCGCCCGATCCTCGAGAAGATGGGCAAGGCCGTCATCCACGCCGGGGAGAGCGGTTCGGGCCAGGCTGCCAAGATCGTCAACAACATGCTGCTCGGCGTCACCATGGCCGGGACCTGCGAGGCGTTCGTCCTCGCGCAGAAGCTCGGCCTCGACCCCCAGGTCTTCTTCGACATCTCGAGCAAGGCGAGCGGCCAGAGCTGGTCGATGACTTCCTATTGCCCGGTGCCGGGGGTCGGACCCGAAACCCCGGCCGATCGTGGCTACGAGGGCGGGTTCGCGGCGCAGCTGATGCTCAAGGATTTGGCGCTGGCGATGGAGGCTGCGCAGGCGGCGGGTGCCTATACGCCGATGGGCGGCGAGGCCGAGGAGCTCTATCGCCGCTTCGTCGAGCGGGGTGGTGGTCCCAAGGACTTCTCGGCGCTGATCAAGATGATCGACGACAGCTGGACGATGCCGTCCGACGCCCGCTAA
- a CDS encoding enoyl-CoA hydratase-related protein — protein MTYQSILVEQRDAVTLVTLNRPQALNALNSQVLAELIHAFAAYDADDSQRCLVLTGSEKAFAAGADIKEMQAQGFAQMYGSNFFAGWEQVTATRKPWIAAVNGFALGGGCEVAMMADFIIAGDRAKFGQPEIKLAVTPGMGGSQRLAHAIGKAKAMEMCLTGRMMGAEEAQRAGLVVRVVPAESLVDEALKTAAEIAAMPPLAAIAAKEMVNAAFELPLAQGVRFERRLFHGLFGTEDQKEGMSAFVEKRPGQWTGR, from the coding sequence ATGACCTACCAGAGCATCCTCGTCGAACAGCGCGACGCCGTCACCCTCGTCACGCTGAACCGGCCGCAGGCGCTGAATGCGCTCAACAGCCAGGTGCTGGCCGAGCTGATCCACGCCTTCGCCGCCTATGACGCCGACGACAGCCAGCGCTGCCTCGTCCTCACCGGCAGCGAAAAGGCCTTTGCCGCGGGTGCCGACATCAAGGAGATGCAGGCTCAGGGCTTCGCGCAGATGTACGGCAGCAACTTCTTCGCCGGCTGGGAGCAGGTCACCGCCACCCGCAAGCCGTGGATCGCTGCGGTCAACGGCTTTGCGCTGGGCGGCGGCTGCGAGGTTGCGATGATGGCCGACTTCATCATCGCCGGCGACCGGGCGAAGTTCGGCCAGCCCGAGATCAAGCTCGCCGTGACCCCCGGAATGGGCGGCTCGCAGCGGCTGGCGCATGCGATCGGCAAGGCCAAGGCGATGGAAATGTGCCTGACCGGCCGGATGATGGGTGCCGAGGAGGCCCAGAGGGCCGGCCTCGTCGTCCGCGTCGTCCCGGCCGAGAGCCTCGTCGACGAAGCGCTCAAGACCGCGGCCGAGATCGCGGCCATGCCCCCGCTCGCCGCCATCGCCGCCAAGGAAATGGTCAATGCCGCCTTCGAACTGCCGCTCGCTCAGGGTGTCCGCTTCGAGCGCCGGCTGTTCCACGGCCTGTTCGGGACCGAGGACCAGAAGGAAGGCATGAGCGCCTTCGTCGAGAAGCGGCCCGGCCAGTGGACCGGTCGCTAG
- the gltX gene encoding glutamate--tRNA ligase: protein MSASTIVTRFAPSPTGYLHIGGARTALFNWLFARHHGGRYLLRIEDTDRARSTPAAIEAILDGLSWLDIGGDDKPHFQSQFEARHAEVAHQLLERGAAYRCYLTQEELARRREEAQAQKKPFRIVSEWRDRTDAPAPDAPFVVRLKAPREGETVIEDMVQGRVVVRNEELDDFVLLRSDGTPTYMLAVVVDDHDMGVTHVIRGDDHLNNAFRQLVIVRAMGWPEPTYGHIPLIHGADGAKLSKRHGALGVDVYRDEMGILPEALFNYLLRLGWGHGDDEIISREQAVEWFDIDHVGKSPSRFDLKKLEHVNGHYIRHADDARLSVLVAARRFGLDAEQLALLERAMPELKARAKDLNELSANADFLFAERPLDLDEKASGLLDADARALLGRLHTALSGVSEWTQEGTEAVVKALAEEEGLKLGKLAQPLRAALTGRATSPGIFDVLVLLGQGESLARIEDQMMMECN from the coding sequence TTGAGCGCAAGCACCATCGTCACCCGCTTCGCGCCGAGCCCGACGGGCTATCTCCATATCGGAGGGGCGCGGACCGCGTTGTTCAACTGGCTGTTCGCCCGCCATCATGGCGGACGCTACCTGCTGCGCATCGAGGACACCGACCGGGCGCGCTCCACCCCGGCGGCGATCGAGGCGATCCTCGACGGCCTTTCGTGGCTCGACATCGGTGGCGACGACAAGCCGCACTTCCAGTCGCAGTTCGAAGCCCGCCATGCCGAGGTGGCGCACCAGCTGCTCGAGCGAGGCGCGGCCTACCGCTGCTACCTGACCCAGGAGGAGCTGGCCCGGCGCCGCGAGGAAGCGCAGGCGCAGAAGAAGCCCTTCCGCATCGTCAGCGAGTGGCGCGACCGCACCGACGCCCCCGCACCCGACGCGCCTTTCGTCGTCCGGCTCAAGGCCCCGCGCGAAGGCGAGACCGTGATCGAGGACATGGTCCAGGGCCGGGTCGTGGTTCGCAACGAGGAGCTCGACGACTTCGTTCTGCTGCGCTCGGACGGCACCCCGACCTACATGCTGGCGGTGGTGGTCGACGACCATGATATGGGGGTGACCCACGTCATCCGCGGCGACGACCACCTCAACAACGCCTTCCGCCAGCTGGTCATCGTCCGTGCGATGGGCTGGCCCGAGCCCACTTACGGGCACATTCCGCTGATCCACGGCGCGGACGGGGCCAAGCTCTCGAAGCGCCACGGAGCGCTCGGCGTCGACGTCTATCGCGATGAGATGGGCATCCTTCCCGAAGCCCTGTTCAACTATCTGCTGCGGCTCGGCTGGGGCCATGGCGACGACGAGATCATCAGTCGCGAACAGGCCGTCGAGTGGTTCGACATCGACCATGTCGGAAAGAGCCCGAGCCGCTTCGACCTCAAGAAGCTCGAGCATGTGAACGGCCACTACATCCGCCATGCCGACGACGCGCGGCTGAGCGTCCTCGTCGCCGCCCGCCGCTTCGGCCTCGACGCCGAGCAACTCGCGCTCCTCGAGCGGGCGATGCCCGAGCTCAAGGCGCGGGCGAAGGATCTGAACGAACTCAGCGCAAATGCCGACTTTCTGTTCGCCGAGCGCCCGCTCGACCTAGATGAGAAGGCAAGCGGCCTGCTCGACGCCGACGCCCGGGCGCTGCTCGGCCGGCTCCACACGGCGCTCAGCGGCGTGTCGGAGTGGACCCAGGAGGGAACCGAAGCGGTGGTCAAGGCGCTCGCAGAAGAAGAGGGTCTGAAGCTCGGCAAGCTCGCCCAGCCGCTCCGTGCGGCGCTGACCGGCCGGGCCACCAGCCCCGGCATCTTTGACGTGCTGGTACTGTTGGGGCAGGGCGAAAGCCTGGCCAGGATCGAAGATCAGATGATGATGGAGTGCAATTGA
- a CDS encoding ComEC/Rec2 family competence protein, producing the protein MDLAAPSDGAPAFPQWQARALFASAEKRLELERAQLAPWWVVGLGGGIALWLVLADPRGWAAALLFLAAIMAVGWAVGGWVGKAGALFALALALGLGLIWWRSLDVAAPRLADTRIVSFSGTVEKAERLVAKDTLRLTMRPNDPLLPPRIRVSVPLDEAERHGPRLGASSVVALRARLTPPMEMALPGTHDFARDAWFMGLGATGRSLGPIRMVSPAHDSGLDRIRRGLDSHIRAQLAASEAGIATALATGDQGSVLEEDADAMRRSGLAHLLSVSGLHIAAAVGFAYFLVLRLLGLIPALALRLNLVIIGFAAGALTGIAYTILTGMQVPTVRSCVAALLVLVGVVLGREALSLRLIATGALVVLLVRPEAIAGASFQLSFAAVTALVTLYASTPFRRLFERREEGLARAWLRSLGAMVATGLAVEIALLPFALYHFHRAGLYGVGANLVAIPLTTFVIMPLEGGALLLDSLGLGAPLWSLAGWAIGLLLGIAHAVAGTAGAVAILPAMPRGAFALIVGGGLWICLWTLRWRWYGLAPIAIGALVTVAEPLPDLLVTGDGKHLAVVDAQGTPWLLRDRAGEFVRDLMAENAGFDGDPPPLAAYAKARCSGDSCIADLGQQGSTRTLLALRSTQRMDWRELVAACAAADIVVADRRVPRACRARWLTLDAPRLRQTGAVAINVANGRVATVAERLGRLPWAIRPESRPRARFRPDR; encoded by the coding sequence ATGGATCTAGCCGCCCCATCGGACGGCGCGCCGGCCTTCCCGCAGTGGCAAGCTCGCGCTCTCTTCGCAAGTGCGGAAAAGCGGCTGGAGCTCGAACGTGCCCAGCTCGCGCCATGGTGGGTGGTCGGACTGGGGGGCGGGATCGCGCTCTGGCTGGTGCTTGCCGACCCCCGTGGCTGGGCCGCGGCGCTGCTCTTCCTGGCCGCAATCATGGCGGTCGGCTGGGCGGTCGGCGGATGGGTCGGCAAGGCCGGTGCCCTCTTCGCACTGGCTTTGGCGCTTGGACTCGGCCTCATCTGGTGGCGAAGCTTGGACGTCGCCGCGCCGAGACTGGCCGACACCCGCATCGTTTCTTTCTCCGGGACCGTCGAGAAGGCCGAGCGGCTGGTCGCGAAGGACACGCTCAGGCTGACCATGCGCCCCAACGACCCCTTGCTTCCTCCCAGGATCCGGGTCTCGGTTCCGCTCGACGAAGCCGAAAGGCACGGACCCCGCCTGGGCGCTAGCTCGGTCGTGGCGCTTCGTGCGCGGCTGACGCCGCCAATGGAGATGGCGCTTCCGGGAACCCACGACTTTGCCCGGGATGCCTGGTTCATGGGGCTTGGTGCCACCGGCCGTTCGCTCGGGCCGATCCGGATGGTCAGCCCGGCGCACGACAGCGGGCTCGATCGGATCCGGCGCGGGCTCGACAGCCACATCCGGGCGCAACTCGCCGCCAGCGAGGCTGGAATCGCGACTGCTCTCGCGACCGGGGACCAGGGTTCGGTGCTGGAGGAGGATGCCGACGCGATGCGCCGCTCCGGCCTCGCGCACCTCCTTTCCGTCAGCGGGCTGCACATCGCGGCCGCGGTCGGCTTCGCCTATTTTCTCGTCCTCCGGCTGCTCGGGCTGATCCCGGCGCTGGCGTTGCGGCTGAACCTCGTAATCATCGGCTTCGCGGCCGGAGCACTGACTGGCATCGCCTACACGATCCTCACCGGGATGCAGGTGCCGACCGTGCGAAGCTGCGTTGCCGCGCTGCTGGTCCTCGTCGGCGTGGTGCTGGGCCGCGAGGCGCTGAGCCTGCGGCTGATCGCCACCGGAGCCTTGGTCGTGCTCCTCGTCCGGCCCGAGGCGATTGCCGGCGCGAGCTTTCAGCTCAGTTTCGCCGCGGTCACGGCGCTCGTCACCCTCTATGCCTCGACCCCGTTCAGGCGATTGTTCGAGCGGCGGGAGGAGGGGCTCGCCCGAGCCTGGCTGCGGTCGCTCGGCGCGATGGTCGCGACCGGGCTTGCCGTGGAGATCGCGCTCCTGCCCTTCGCCCTCTACCATTTCCACCGCGCCGGGCTCTACGGGGTCGGCGCGAACCTCGTCGCCATTCCGCTCACCACTTTCGTCATCATGCCGCTTGAGGGAGGGGCGCTGCTGCTCGACAGTCTCGGGCTCGGTGCTCCGCTGTGGAGCCTCGCGGGCTGGGCGATCGGTCTGCTGCTCGGCATCGCCCACGCCGTGGCGGGCACGGCAGGGGCGGTGGCGATCCTTCCGGCGATGCCCCGCGGCGCCTTCGCGCTGATCGTCGGGGGTGGGCTCTGGATCTGCCTCTGGACCCTGCGCTGGCGCTGGTACGGGCTGGCGCCGATCGCAATCGGAGCGCTGGTCACGGTGGCCGAACCGCTCCCCGACCTGCTCGTCACCGGCGACGGCAAGCATCTGGCGGTGGTCGATGCGCAGGGCACGCCGTGGCTGCTGCGGGACCGGGCCGGGGAGTTCGTCCGCGACCTGATGGCGGAGAACGCCGGTTTCGACGGCGATCCGCCGCCGCTCGCCGCATATGCAAAGGCGCGCTGCAGCGGTGACAGCTGCATCGCCGATCTTGGCCAGCAAGGATCGACACGGACCCTCCTGGCGCTCCGATCGACCCAGCGGATGGACTGGCGCGAACTGGTCGCCGCCTGCGCCGCGGCCGACATCGTCGTGGCCGACCGCAGGGTGCCAAGAGCGTGCCGAGCCCGCTGGCTGACGCTGGATGCGCCGCGTCTTCGACAGACGGGCGCGGTCGCCATCAATGTCGCGAACGGGCGGGTGGCCACGGTCGCCGAGCGCCTCGGCAGGCTGCCGTGGGCGATCAGGCCGGAGTCCAGACCGCGAGCTCGTTTCCGCCCGGATCGATGA